AATGCTTCATGAGCAGTCCCTTTTGCATCTCCTGCTGTTGCAATTATTCCAAATATTTTTTCTTCATTCATTTTTATTCCTCCTAATTTATTTATAAGATTAGTCTATATAGACTAATCTTATAAAAGTAATATTCTTTAGTTACTTAACTCTTCTGTCTCTAATTCTAATTGTTTGTTATCATATAATTTAAAGAATGGGTAATATATTAAAACAGATAATACAATACAAATCAAGTTAAGTACAATAGCTTTCCAATCTCCACCTGTTGCAAGATATGCTCCTATAGGTCCTGGTAATGTCCAAGGTGCAAGTACTGATGGTCTTGATACTAGTTCCATTGACATAGCAACATAACTAACTATTGTATTAACAACTGGTGCAAGTATAAATGGTGCTATTAATATTGGATTTAATACTATAGGTGCACCAAATATAAGCGGTTCATTTATATTAAATATCCCTGGAGCTAAAGCAGTTCTCCCTAAAGTCTTAGCATATTTAGATTTTGATGCAAATGCTAATAATAACACTAATCCTATTGTAGCACCTGATCCACCTATCCAAATAAACCATTGATAGAAAGGTTCTGGAGCAATATGTGGTAATACTTTTGCTCCTTCTGCTGCTGCTGCTGTATTTGCGTCAAGTAAAACTGTCCAAATCGGTCTAGCAATTGATCCAACAACTGAAACACCGTGAATTCCTGCAGACCAGAATACAGTAATTAATACTACTGGGAAAAGAACTCCTGGTAATGTATCAGATGTAGATACAAGAGGAGCCATTATTTTAGCTATAAACCCATGCCAATCAAATTCCAATACTACGGATACTATAGTCATTAATATAACCACAACTGCTGTAGGTGTAAGAGCTTCAAAAGATCTAGCTACAGAAGCTGGTACTTGCTCTGGCATTGTTATTTTAAATCCACTTTTATTCATTAATCTCATTATTTCAACTGCTAATATTGATGTTATAATTGCAACAAACATTCCTGCTCCACCTAGATTTGCCATTGGTAATACCCAACCAATACCATCTATAGCTTGAGGAATTATAGTCATTAAAAATGCTACAACTGCTAAGTTACCACCTGATACTCCATCAAGGTTATAAGACCTTGATAAACTATATCCTATGCCCCAGGCTGCGTACAACGACATAATATACATTGTAAGTCGATAAGGTAACAATATCTTAACTATATTTTCAGCTGCCCATATTGCAATAGCCGAATCCTTTGGTACTGGTGGAAATGCTAATATCAAGAAAAATGAACCTACAATTATTATTGGTAATGTTGCAACGATTCCATCTCTTATTGCTCTTAAGTGTCTTTGTTCTGCTAACTTAGCCATAGGAGTTGAAAATTTCTCATCTAGCCAAGTCATAAATTTATCCATCATATATGAATTCCTCCTTATTCAATTTTAAATATTATTTATTAGTTTTTTCCATTATGAAATTAAATAATTTTTTTACAATTGGTTCCATTGGTGCATACATATTTGGTGGTATCTTTTCTACAGTTAAATCATCAAATTTTTCTGCAGATTCTTTTATTACATCAAATCTATGCCTGATTTGAGGTGCAACTAATAATACATCATAATTATCATTTTCAAGTTCTTCAAGATAATTTGTAGTTCCGAATGCTTTAACATTCATTTCAACACCATTTTTTTTAGAAACTTCTTCTAATTTTTTAGCTGTCATAGCTGTAGACATTCCACCTGCACATACAAACATTACTTTCATATAAAATCCTCCTCTTATTTTATTAATTAACTATAGATTTGTAAAGAATATCTGAATTTTTAGCTAGTCTTTCTTTAGCATCTTCAAAATTACAATCATTCTTTATCATCACTATAGAAATTTTCGGATTATAATTAGATAATTTCAAGTATCTCTCCGCTTCATCATATGATACATTTGTAGCTTTCATTATAATACCTTTTGCTCTCTCAACTAATTTTATATTTGTTGGCTTTAAATCAACCATAAGATTCTCATAGATTTTTCCTATTCCTCTCATAGCTCCAGTAGAAAGCATATTTAAAACCATTTTCTGAGAAGATCCTGATTTTAATCTTGTAGAACCAGTTAACACTTCAGGACCTACTAATAATTCTATAGCTACATCTGCTATCTTACTAATTTTTGAATCTTTATTATTACTTATAGCTCCAGTAATACAGCCGATTTTTCTAGCATATTCTAAAGCTCCAATTACATAAGGAGTTCTCCCACTAGCTGATAAACCTATAACAACATCTTTAGAACTTAATTTGATTTTCTCTAAGTCCTCTTTACCTAAAATTTCACTATCTTCAGCTCCTTCGACCGCTTTAGTGATAGCGTTTTCTCCTCCTGCAATTAATCCAATTACTTTTGAAGGATCTGTTCCAAAAGTAGGCGGACATTCTGCTGCATCAAGAATACCAAGCCTTCCACTAGTTCCTGCT
The DNA window shown above is from Senegalia massiliensis and carries:
- a CDS encoding PTS sugar transporter subunit IIC — its product is MMDKFMTWLDEKFSTPMAKLAEQRHLRAIRDGIVATLPIIIVGSFFLILAFPPVPKDSAIAIWAAENIVKILLPYRLTMYIMSLYAAWGIGYSLSRSYNLDGVSGGNLAVVAFLMTIIPQAIDGIGWVLPMANLGGAGMFVAIITSILAVEIMRLMNKSGFKITMPEQVPASVARSFEALTPTAVVVILMTIVSVVLEFDWHGFIAKIMAPLVSTSDTLPGVLFPVVLITVFWSAGIHGVSVVGSIARPIWTVLLDANTAAAAEGAKVLPHIAPEPFYQWFIWIGGSGATIGLVLLLAFASKSKYAKTLGRTALAPGIFNINEPLIFGAPIVLNPILIAPFILAPVVNTIVSYVAMSMELVSRPSVLAPWTLPGPIGAYLATGGDWKAIVLNLICIVLSVLIYYPFFKLYDNKQLELETEELSN
- the murQ gene encoding N-acetylmuramic acid 6-phosphate etherase, yielding MLKIELDKLITEEINENTRNIDRVSTEKFLEVMNQEDKKVIEAIKEEIPKISRLISYIVESLKKDGRLIYIGAGTSGRLGILDAAECPPTFGTDPSKVIGLIAGGENAITKAVEGAEDSEILGKEDLEKIKLSSKDVVIGLSASGRTPYVIGALEYARKIGCITGAISNNKDSKISKIADVAIELLVGPEVLTGSTRLKSGSSQKMVLNMLSTGAMRGIGKIYENLMVDLKPTNIKLVERAKGIIMKATNVSYDEAERYLKLSNYNPKISIVMIKNDCNFEDAKERLAKNSDILYKSIVN
- a CDS encoding PTS sugar transporter subunit IIB produces the protein MKVMFVCAGGMSTAMTAKKLEEVSKKNGVEMNVKAFGTTNYLEELENDNYDVLLVAPQIRHRFDVIKESAEKFDDLTVEKIPPNMYAPMEPIVKKLFNFIMEKTNK